The following are from one region of the uncultured Hyphomonas sp. genome:
- a CDS encoding helix-turn-helix domain-containing protein: MKWTELSDNWCPVARTLSVVGDRWTLLILRDCFLGLSRFEQFIESSGMTRHILAERLKRLVEAGILERRQYSAGPKRYDYVLTEKGQELAPALMTLKDWGKKHMPVRRATNA; encoded by the coding sequence ATGAAATGGACAGAACTCTCGGATAATTGGTGCCCGGTTGCGCGGACGTTGTCCGTCGTGGGGGACCGTTGGACGCTTCTGATCCTCAGAGACTGTTTCCTCGGCCTGTCACGGTTTGAACAGTTCATCGAGTCGAGCGGCATGACCCGGCACATCCTGGCCGAGCGTCTGAAACGGCTGGTTGAAGCCGGCATTCTGGAACGCCGGCAATATTCGGCAGGGCCGAAGCGCTATGATTATGTGCTGACAGAGAAGGGGCAGGAGCTGGCTCCTGCGCTCATGACGCTGAAGGACTGGGGCAAGAAGCACATGCCTGTCCGCCGGGCGACCAATGCCTGA